Proteins found in one Bacillus subtilis subsp. subtilis str. 168 genomic segment:
- the rnr gene encoding ribonuclease R (Evidence 1a: Function from experimental evidences in the studied strain; PubMedId: 12399495, 15805522, 15983136, 19215769, 22333191; Product type e: enzyme), translating into MEKEAFMEKLLSFMKEEAYKPLTVQELEEMLNITEAEEFKELVKALVALEEKGLIVRTRSDRYGIPEKMNLIKGKISAHAKGFAFLLPEDTSLSDVFIPPNELNTAMNGDIVMVRLNSQSSGSRQEGTVIRILERAIQRVVGTYTETRNFGFVIPDDKKITSDIFIPKNGKNGAAEGHKVVVKLTSYPEGRMNAEGEVETILGHKNDPGIDILSVIHKHGLPGEFPADAMEQASSTPDTIDEKDLKDRRDLRDQVIVTIDGADAKDLDDAVTVTKLDDGSYKLGVHIADVSHYVTENSPIDKEALERGTSVYLVDRVIPMIPHRLSNGICSLNPKVDRLTLSCEMTINSQGQVTEHEIFQSVIKTTERMTYSDVNKILVDDDEELKQKYEPLVPMFKDMERLAQILRDKRMDRGAVDFDFKEAKVLVDDEGAVKDVVIRERSVAEKLIEEFMLVANETVAEHFHWMNVPFIYRIHEEPNAEKLQKFLEFVTTFGYVVKGTAGNIHPRALQSILDAVRDRPEETVISTVMLRSMKQAKYDPQSLGHFGLSTEFYTHFTSPIRRYPDLIVHRLIRTYLINGKVDEATQEKWAERLPDIAEHTSSMERRAVDAERETDDLKKAEYMLDKIGEEFDGMISSVTNFGMFVELPNTIEGLVHVSFMTDDYYRFDEQHFAMIGERTGNVFRIGDEITVKVVDVNKDERNIDFEIVGMKGTPRRPRELDSSRSRKRGKPARKRVQSTNTPVSPAPSEEKGEWFTKPKKKKKKRGFQNAPKQKRKKKK; encoded by the coding sequence ATGGAAAAAGAAGCATTTATGGAAAAGCTTCTCTCGTTTATGAAGGAAGAGGCGTACAAACCTCTGACCGTTCAGGAACTTGAGGAGATGTTAAATATTACGGAAGCCGAGGAGTTTAAAGAGCTCGTCAAAGCGTTAGTCGCCTTGGAAGAAAAAGGGCTTATCGTACGGACGAGAAGCGACCGCTACGGCATTCCGGAGAAGATGAATTTAATAAAAGGAAAGATTTCAGCCCATGCGAAAGGATTCGCCTTTTTGCTGCCTGAGGATACGTCGTTAAGTGATGTGTTTATTCCGCCTAATGAGCTAAATACGGCAATGAACGGCGATATCGTCATGGTGCGTCTGAACTCACAATCAAGCGGCTCCAGGCAGGAAGGAACCGTCATACGGATTTTAGAAAGAGCGATTCAGCGGGTTGTCGGCACGTATACAGAAACGAGAAACTTCGGCTTTGTCATTCCGGACGACAAAAAAATCACGAGTGACATCTTCATTCCGAAAAATGGGAAAAATGGAGCTGCGGAAGGGCATAAGGTTGTTGTCAAGCTGACGAGCTATCCTGAAGGCCGCATGAACGCAGAGGGTGAGGTTGAAACCATTCTCGGCCACAAAAACGACCCGGGCATTGATATTTTATCGGTCATTCATAAGCACGGCCTGCCGGGAGAATTTCCAGCTGACGCGATGGAACAGGCATCAAGTACGCCTGACACGATTGATGAAAAAGATCTGAAAGACCGCCGTGATCTCCGTGACCAGGTGATTGTCACCATTGATGGTGCGGATGCGAAGGATTTGGATGATGCAGTTACCGTGACGAAGCTTGATGATGGAAGCTACAAGCTTGGCGTTCACATAGCTGATGTCAGCCATTACGTAACCGAAAACTCGCCGATTGACAAAGAAGCGCTTGAAAGAGGGACAAGTGTGTATCTGGTTGACCGTGTCATCCCGATGATTCCGCACAGATTGTCAAACGGCATCTGCTCCTTAAATCCAAAGGTTGACCGCCTGACGCTTTCTTGTGAAATGACAATTAACAGTCAGGGACAGGTGACAGAGCACGAGATCTTCCAAAGTGTCATCAAAACAACGGAAAGAATGACATATTCAGATGTGAATAAAATTCTTGTTGATGATGATGAAGAGCTGAAACAAAAATACGAGCCTCTTGTTCCGATGTTCAAAGACATGGAGCGTCTGGCTCAAATTCTGCGCGATAAGCGGATGGACCGCGGCGCCGTTGACTTTGATTTCAAAGAAGCAAAGGTGCTTGTTGATGACGAAGGAGCGGTTAAAGACGTTGTGATCAGAGAACGCTCTGTCGCCGAGAAGCTGATTGAAGAATTTATGCTTGTAGCAAACGAAACAGTTGCGGAGCATTTCCATTGGATGAATGTCCCGTTTATATACCGGATTCACGAAGAGCCGAATGCTGAAAAGCTGCAAAAGTTTTTAGAATTTGTGACGACATTTGGCTATGTGGTGAAAGGAACGGCGGGGAATATTCATCCGCGCGCGCTGCAAAGCATTCTGGACGCTGTGCGTGACAGACCAGAGGAAACGGTTATATCTACTGTTATGCTCCGTTCGATGAAACAGGCGAAATACGACCCGCAAAGCTTGGGGCACTTCGGTCTGTCAACGGAATTCTATACGCATTTCACATCACCGATCCGCCGTTACCCGGACTTAATCGTTCACCGTCTGATCCGAACGTATTTGATCAACGGCAAGGTCGATGAAGCGACACAGGAAAAGTGGGCTGAACGCCTGCCGGATATCGCCGAACATACATCATCTATGGAGCGCCGTGCAGTTGACGCCGAGCGTGAGACGGATGATCTGAAAAAAGCGGAATACATGCTTGATAAAATCGGTGAAGAGTTTGACGGCATGATCAGCTCTGTGACAAACTTCGGAATGTTCGTCGAGCTGCCGAATACAATTGAAGGACTCGTCCATGTCAGCTTTATGACAGATGACTACTACCGCTTTGACGAACAGCATTTCGCAATGATTGGCGAGCGGACAGGCAACGTCTTCCGCATCGGGGATGAAATCACAGTCAAGGTTGTCGATGTCAATAAAGATGAGCGCAATATCGACTTTGAAATTGTCGGCATGAAAGGCACTCCGCGGCGTCCGAGAGAATTGGACAGCAGCCGGAGCAGAAAACGCGGAAAGCCTGCCAGAAAACGTGTTCAAAGCACCAATACACCTGTTTCTCCAGCTCCGTCTGAGGAAAAAGGGGAGTGGTTCACTAAGCCGAAGAAGAAAAAGAAAAAACGCGGCTTCCAGAATGCTCCGAAACAGAAACGGAAAAAGAAGAAATAG
- the yvaD gene encoding putative integral inner membrane protein (Evidence 3: Putative function from multiple computational evidences; PubMedId: 15849754, 16850406; Product type m: membrane component) gives MRYMKLFFLVTDIGFILYWLSAGFSLIPESWAFKHHDHPFMIAWNWSFFPLDILISVTGLYSLYLQRVNRADWKLMALISLVLTCCSGLQALSFWTFSSDFDLVWWLFNGYLLIYPLFFIHLLLKEGRRTKQS, from the coding sequence ATGAGATATATGAAGCTGTTTTTTCTCGTGACTGATATCGGTTTTATCTTGTACTGGCTGTCAGCCGGATTTTCGCTCATACCGGAAAGCTGGGCTTTTAAACATCATGACCATCCGTTTATGATCGCTTGGAACTGGTCTTTTTTTCCGCTGGATATCCTGATTTCTGTCACAGGGTTGTACAGCTTGTACCTACAGCGGGTGAATCGTGCTGACTGGAAGCTGATGGCGCTGATTTCTCTTGTGCTGACCTGTTGTTCAGGTCTGCAGGCGCTATCATTCTGGACATTCAGCAGTGACTTTGATCTTGTGTGGTGGCTGTTTAATGGGTATCTATTGATTTATCCTTTATTTTTTATTCACCTGCTCTTGAAGGAAGGCAGAAGGACAAAACAGTCCTGA
- the yvaG gene encoding putative oxidoreductase (Evidence 3: Putative function from multiple computational evidences; Product type e: enzyme), which produces MKLNLQGKTALVTGSTSGIGKAIASSLAEEGAAVIINGRREEKVNQTIDELKTQHAEAVLYPAAFDLGTEEGCNELFQAYPEVDILVNNLGIFEPAEYFDIPDDEWFRFFEVNIMSGVRLTRRYLHNMIEKKEGRVIFIASEAAIMPSQEMAHYSATKTMQLSISRSLAELATGTNVTVNTVMPGSTLTEGVETMLNSLYPGENLTVQEAEARFMKENRPTSIIQRLIRPEEIAHFVTFLSSPLSSAINGAALRADGGLVRSVF; this is translated from the coding sequence ATGAAGCTGAATTTACAAGGAAAAACCGCACTGGTGACCGGTTCGACATCAGGGATCGGAAAAGCTATTGCCTCTTCGTTAGCTGAAGAAGGTGCGGCAGTGATCATTAACGGACGCCGGGAAGAGAAAGTGAATCAAACGATAGATGAACTGAAAACACAACATGCTGAAGCGGTTCTTTATCCGGCTGCATTTGATTTGGGAACAGAAGAAGGCTGCAATGAGCTGTTTCAGGCATATCCAGAGGTTGATATTTTGGTCAACAATTTAGGGATTTTTGAACCGGCGGAGTACTTTGATATTCCCGACGATGAATGGTTTCGTTTTTTTGAAGTGAATATTATGAGCGGTGTAAGGCTGACACGCAGGTATTTGCATAACATGATAGAGAAAAAAGAAGGGCGTGTGATTTTCATTGCCAGTGAAGCGGCGATTATGCCGTCACAGGAAATGGCCCATTACAGTGCGACAAAAACGATGCAGCTGTCCATTTCCCGCAGTTTGGCGGAGCTGGCAACCGGCACGAATGTCACAGTCAACACCGTCATGCCGGGCTCTACCTTAACAGAGGGTGTGGAAACCATGCTGAACTCGCTGTATCCTGGTGAAAACCTGACTGTTCAAGAAGCTGAGGCACGTTTTATGAAAGAAAACCGGCCGACATCTATTATTCAAAGACTGATCCGTCCGGAAGAAATCGCCCACTTCGTTACATTTTTAAGCAGTCCGCTTTCCTCTGCGATCAATGGCGCGGCACTTCGGGCGGACGGCGGTTTGGTCCGCAGTGTCTTTTAA
- the yvaM gene encoding putative hydrolase (Evidence 3: Putative function from multiple computational evidences; Product type e: enzyme) yields MPLISIDSRKHLFYEEYGQGIPIIFIHPPGMGRKVFYYQRLLSKHFRVIFPDLSGHGDSDHIDQPASISYYANEIAQFMDALHIDKAVLFGYSAGGLIAQHIGFTRPDKVSHLILSGAYPAVHNVIGQKLHKLGMYLLEKNPGLLMKILAGSHTKDRQLRSILTDHMKKADQAHWHQYYLDSLGYNCIEQLPRLEMPMLFMYGGLRDWTFTNAGYYRRSCRHAEFFRLEYQGHQLPTKQWKTCNELVTGFVLTHHS; encoded by the coding sequence ATGCCGCTTATCAGCATAGACAGCAGGAAACATCTTTTTTATGAAGAATATGGACAGGGAATCCCTATCATTTTTATCCACCCGCCGGGCATGGGACGAAAGGTTTTTTATTATCAGCGCCTTCTATCCAAGCATTTCAGGGTGATTTTTCCGGATTTAAGTGGCCACGGTGATAGTGATCACATCGATCAGCCAGCGTCTATTTCCTATTACGCAAACGAGATCGCGCAATTCATGGACGCTTTGCACATTGATAAAGCTGTGTTATTCGGGTATTCTGCCGGAGGCTTAATCGCGCAGCATATCGGCTTCACCCGCCCGGACAAAGTGTCACACCTTATTCTGTCCGGCGCCTACCCCGCTGTTCATAACGTAATCGGCCAGAAGCTGCACAAACTGGGAATGTATCTGCTTGAAAAAAACCCCGGTTTGCTCATGAAAATCCTCGCTGGCAGCCACACAAAAGACAGACAGCTTCGCAGCATATTAACAGACCATATGAAAAAAGCAGACCAGGCCCATTGGCATCAGTATTATCTGGATTCGCTTGGCTACAACTGCATTGAACAGCTGCCCCGCCTAGAAATGCCAATGCTGTTTATGTATGGCGGCCTGCGGGACTGGACCTTTACAAACGCAGGCTATTACCGAAGATCGTGCAGACATGCCGAATTTTTCAGATTGGAATATCAGGGACATCAATTGCCGACAAAACAATGGAAAACGTGCAATGAGCTGGTGACAGGGTTTGTGCTGACACATCATTCATAG
- the rghRA gene encoding transcriptional repressor (Evidence 1a: Function from experimental evidences in the studied strain; PubMedId: 16553878, 17227471; Product type r: regulator), whose amino-acid sequence MESFGEQLRALREERKLTVNQLATYSGVSAAGISRIENGKRGVPKPATIKKLAEALKIPYEGLMYKAGYIEEVHEARAPYETKCKLLEKAEAYDLKNLALLENEKWQYLNKEDLLMLDHYFSFISDEAKKRSADD is encoded by the coding sequence ATGGAAAGCTTTGGCGAACAATTACGGGCATTGCGTGAAGAGAGAAAGTTAACAGTCAACCAGCTGGCGACTTATTCAGGCGTAAGCGCGGCCGGCATCTCCAGAATCGAAAACGGAAAACGGGGCGTTCCCAAACCTGCCACCATCAAAAAACTGGCAGAGGCCTTAAAAATTCCTTATGAGGGGCTTATGTACAAGGCTGGTTACATCGAAGAAGTGCATGAAGCCAGGGCCCCTTATGAAACGAAGTGCAAGCTGCTTGAAAAAGCGGAGGCCTATGACCTGAAAAACCTTGCGCTTCTTGAGAACGAAAAGTGGCAATATCTCAATAAAGAAGATTTGCTCATGCTGGATCATTATTTTTCGTTTATTTCAGATGAAGCGAAAAAACGGTCTGCTGATGACTGA
- the yvaC gene encoding putative integral inner membrane protein (Evidence 3: Putative function from multiple computational evidences; PubMedId: 12107147, 15849754, 16850406; Product type t: transporter), whose amino-acid sequence MNKTAANNQRIMPIVKDAFRIHANPFPWKKAIGSGFASGFPVLVGALAGHTDYGLIASIGGFVYLYAGGESYKKRALKLLLVSIGIALSFGLGTLLSGMLWMMAAVLGLIGAAAMFIFSALGIQGPAPMFFVLAFLVSSGLPADPSQALFRAGLTFLGGIFAMGIALIGWLWNKHGPEGAVLQKTYHQLAACLSAVGTPGFHNAQHQTVLMLRTARQTVLGKGNRRKKSRHDERFFRLLEKADDIFIAIIHFSAETPDRETAQIEKALRQTGDMLANARVFNTFQINENESEPRRKLFEEINEVLYIASGRFDKQLDGEPSRLPSSFYFLRNAFDWKSPVLIRALKYGIVLFAADMFALAFGFARSYWIPLSAAAVMLGTTVVFTLHRAIQRSAGTVIGVILAGAILFFKPGGVYIAFCIAALQCLLEMLIVRNYALAVPFLTANALVITESMHGGAGAGYFMIARLTDVAVGSVIGLLGTMLLWRRFSTKRLPELVRNVIRLEGQFMEKLLTGQIADEHKLRVSLVRLRDAYDKALGEFPHANADALWPAISGAQHLGYYLLSAQAHRRPSAPFSDEEINQLRAFFEQAEQSFIMKRMPADIQVPHVPHYPRISKELSALYSGLRTAFEK is encoded by the coding sequence ATGAACAAAACTGCTGCGAACAATCAAAGAATCATGCCTATCGTGAAGGATGCCTTTCGCATTCATGCAAATCCATTTCCTTGGAAAAAGGCTATCGGATCAGGTTTCGCTTCAGGGTTTCCTGTGCTGGTCGGTGCATTGGCAGGTCACACGGATTACGGATTAATTGCAAGTATCGGAGGCTTTGTTTATTTATATGCGGGCGGTGAATCGTACAAAAAGCGCGCCTTGAAGCTGCTCTTGGTTTCTATTGGGATCGCCCTCTCATTTGGTTTAGGGACGCTTTTGTCCGGGATGCTTTGGATGATGGCGGCTGTTTTGGGGCTGATCGGTGCAGCGGCGATGTTTATTTTTAGCGCGCTCGGCATTCAAGGCCCTGCGCCGATGTTTTTTGTCCTTGCCTTTTTAGTCAGTTCCGGGCTGCCGGCCGATCCTTCACAAGCGCTGTTCAGAGCGGGACTGACGTTTCTCGGCGGCATTTTCGCCATGGGTATCGCTTTAATCGGCTGGTTATGGAACAAACATGGACCGGAGGGAGCGGTGCTGCAAAAAACATATCATCAGCTGGCTGCATGTCTTTCAGCCGTCGGAACGCCAGGTTTTCATAACGCACAGCATCAGACGGTGCTCATGCTTAGAACAGCCCGCCAAACGGTTCTTGGGAAAGGGAACAGACGGAAAAAATCGCGGCATGATGAACGATTTTTTCGCCTCCTTGAGAAAGCTGACGACATATTTATTGCCATTATTCATTTTTCAGCTGAAACGCCGGACAGAGAGACCGCGCAGATTGAAAAGGCACTTCGCCAAACCGGAGATATGCTTGCGAATGCACGGGTTTTCAATACGTTTCAGATTAATGAAAATGAATCTGAGCCTAGGCGGAAGCTGTTTGAAGAAATCAATGAGGTTTTGTATATCGCTTCAGGACGTTTTGATAAGCAGCTTGACGGGGAACCAAGCCGCCTGCCATCCTCTTTTTACTTTTTGAGAAATGCCTTTGACTGGAAGTCTCCAGTTTTGATTAGAGCGTTAAAGTACGGAATTGTTCTGTTTGCCGCCGATATGTTTGCCCTCGCATTCGGCTTTGCACGCTCCTATTGGATTCCGCTTTCGGCAGCAGCGGTCATGCTTGGCACTACTGTTGTTTTTACGCTTCACAGGGCTATTCAGCGTTCGGCCGGAACGGTGATCGGTGTTATACTGGCAGGCGCAATCCTGTTTTTTAAGCCGGGCGGTGTTTATATTGCGTTTTGTATTGCAGCGCTGCAATGTCTTCTTGAGATGCTGATCGTCCGCAATTATGCGCTGGCTGTTCCCTTTTTAACCGCAAATGCGCTTGTTATCACAGAAAGTATGCATGGCGGGGCGGGCGCCGGTTATTTTATGATAGCGAGGCTGACTGATGTAGCTGTCGGCAGCGTGATCGGGCTGTTGGGAACAATGCTTTTGTGGCGGCGGTTTTCAACCAAGCGGCTGCCAGAACTTGTGCGGAATGTCATCCGGCTGGAAGGGCAGTTTATGGAGAAACTGTTAACCGGGCAAATTGCCGACGAACACAAGTTAAGGGTGAGTCTTGTCAGGCTTCGGGATGCGTATGACAAGGCGCTTGGCGAGTTTCCTCACGCGAATGCGGATGCGCTCTGGCCTGCCATTTCCGGTGCTCAGCACTTAGGGTACTATTTGCTCTCGGCGCAAGCTCACCGCCGTCCGTCTGCTCCGTTTTCTGATGAAGAGATCAACCAGCTGCGGGCGTTTTTTGAACAGGCTGAGCAATCCTTTATCATGAAAAGGATGCCTGCGGATATTCAAGTGCCGCATGTCCCTCATTATCCTCGGATCAGTAAAGAATTGTCCGCGCTGTATTCCGGCTTGAGAACAGCTTTTGAAAAGTAA
- the yvaF gene encoding putative transcriptional regulator (Evidence 3: Putative function from multiple computational evidences; Product type r: regulator) — protein MDKRILAETFRLIKQKGFSFTMNDLAAALGTSKRTLYAYYSSKDQLVEAVVEQFIAEMKQIERDIYENESLNVLEKVKQMLISLPQGMELLNMGLLNELKKYHYDAWLTLDAFIKEEWAIVLALLNECKQQKRIRNINPDLFVHMYIGSINQVYDPEYPLKHQFTTGEVLESIVDVLFNGITADEEADAT, from the coding sequence ATGGATAAAAGAATTCTGGCGGAAACCTTCCGGCTGATCAAGCAGAAAGGATTTTCATTTACGATGAATGATTTGGCGGCAGCGCTGGGAACGAGCAAGCGGACGCTCTATGCATATTATTCATCTAAAGATCAGCTTGTTGAGGCGGTTGTCGAACAATTTATAGCTGAAATGAAGCAAATAGAAAGAGACATCTATGAAAATGAAAGTTTAAATGTGCTCGAAAAGGTGAAACAAATGCTGATCAGCCTTCCGCAGGGGATGGAACTGCTGAACATGGGATTATTAAATGAACTAAAGAAATACCATTACGATGCGTGGCTTACATTAGACGCGTTTATTAAGGAAGAATGGGCGATTGTCCTAGCATTATTAAATGAGTGCAAACAGCAAAAGAGAATCAGAAACATCAATCCGGACCTGTTTGTTCACATGTATATAGGGAGCATCAATCAAGTGTATGACCCTGAATATCCGCTGAAACATCAGTTCACGACAGGAGAGGTACTTGAATCAATTGTAGATGTTTTGTTTAACGGTATAACAGCTGATGAGGAGGCTGATGCCACATGA
- the yvaE gene encoding putative metabolite-efflux transporter (Evidence 3: Putative function from multiple computational evidences; PubMedId: 11948170, 15849754, 16850406, 19549332; Product type t: transporter), whose translation MNWVFLCLAILFEVAGTVSMKLSSGFTKLIPSLLLIFFYGGSLFFLTLTLKSIDVSVAYAVWSGMGIVLITVVGFLFFQEHVSVMKVISIGLIIAGVVSLNLIEHVAVSEPVHKSGQYK comes from the coding sequence ATGAATTGGGTGTTTCTATGCTTGGCGATTTTGTTTGAGGTTGCGGGAACTGTCAGCATGAAGCTATCGTCTGGTTTTACAAAGCTTATTCCCAGTTTGCTGTTGATTTTCTTTTATGGAGGGAGTCTTTTCTTTCTGACGCTTACGCTTAAATCCATTGATGTATCAGTTGCTTATGCTGTATGGTCAGGGATGGGAATTGTCTTGATTACAGTCGTTGGTTTTTTGTTTTTTCAAGAACATGTGAGTGTCATGAAAGTCATTTCAATTGGATTGATTATTGCCGGTGTTGTGTCTTTAAACCTGATCGAGCATGTTGCGGTGTCTGAGCCGGTACATAAAAGCGGGCAGTACAAATGA
- the estA gene encoding carboxylesterase (Evidence 2a: Function from experimental evidences in other organisms; PubMedId: 1369099, 17369301; Product type e: enzyme), whose product MKVVTPKPFTFKGGDKAVLLLHGFTGNTADVRMLGRYLNERGYTCHAPQYEGHGVPPEELVHTGPEDWWKNVMDGYEYLKSEGYESIAACGLSLGGVFSLKLGYTVPIKGIVPMCAPMHIKSEEVMYQGVLSYARNYKKFEGKSPEQIEEEMKEFEKTPMNTLKALQDLIADVRNNVDMIYSPTFVVQARHDHMINTESANIIYNEVETDDKQLKWYEESGHVITLDKERDLVHQDVYEFLEKLDW is encoded by the coding sequence ATGAAAGTTGTGACACCAAAACCATTTACATTTAAAGGCGGAGACAAAGCGGTGCTTTTGCTGCATGGCTTTACAGGAAATACAGCGGATGTAAGGATGCTGGGACGATATTTGAATGAACGCGGCTATACGTGCCACGCGCCTCAATATGAAGGACATGGCGTCCCGCCTGAAGAACTTGTACATACGGGGCCCGAAGACTGGTGGAAAAACGTAATGGATGGCTATGAATATTTAAAATCTGAAGGTTATGAGAGCATTGCTGCCTGCGGACTGTCGCTTGGCGGGGTTTTTTCGCTGAAATTGGGTTACACTGTACCCATAAAGGGAATTGTCCCAATGTGCGCACCGATGCATATTAAGAGTGAAGAGGTCATGTATCAAGGCGTTCTTTCATACGCTCGCAATTACAAAAAGTTTGAGGGGAAAAGCCCGGAGCAAATTGAAGAGGAAATGAAAGAATTCGAAAAAACGCCGATGAATACCCTCAAGGCGCTGCAAGACTTAATTGCTGATGTGCGGAATAATGTCGATATGATTTATTCACCGACATTTGTGGTGCAGGCCCGTCATGACCACATGATTAATACCGAAAGCGCCAATATTATTTACAACGAAGTGGAAACTGATGATAAACAGCTGAAATGGTACGAGGAATCAGGGCATGTCATTACACTCGACAAAGAACGTGACCTCGTCCATCAGGATGTGTATGAATTTTTAGAGAAGCTCGATTGGTAA
- the smpB gene encoding tmRNA-binding protein (Evidence 1a: Function from experimental evidences in the studied strain; PubMedId: 10947848, 11395451, 11918677, 12682299, 26735940; Product type f: factor), translating into MPKGSGKVLSQNKKANHDYFIEETYETGIVLQGTEIKSIRAGRVNLKDSFAKIERGEVFLHNMHVSPYEQGNRYNHDPLRTRKLLMHRKEINKLIGLTKEKGYSLVPLKLYLKNGFAKVLLGLGKGKKNYDKREDLKRKDAKREIERAFRDSQKGF; encoded by the coding sequence ATGCCAAAAGGGTCAGGAAAAGTATTATCTCAAAATAAGAAAGCCAACCACGATTATTTTATAGAAGAAACCTATGAAACAGGCATCGTTCTGCAAGGAACCGAAATCAAATCGATTCGCGCCGGCCGCGTAAACCTTAAGGATTCCTTCGCCAAAATCGAACGGGGAGAAGTGTTTCTCCACAATATGCACGTCAGCCCATATGAGCAGGGAAACCGCTATAACCACGATCCGCTCCGGACAAGAAAGCTGTTAATGCACCGCAAGGAGATTAATAAGCTGATCGGGTTAACAAAGGAAAAAGGCTATTCTCTCGTTCCGCTGAAGCTGTATTTAAAAAACGGCTTTGCCAAAGTGCTTCTCGGCCTTGGAAAAGGGAAGAAGAACTATGACAAACGGGAAGATCTGAAGCGCAAGGACGCGAAGCGGGAAATCGAAAGAGCGTTCAGAGACAGTCAAAAAGGCTTCTAA
- the secG gene encoding preprotein translocase subunit (Evidence 1a: Function from experimental evidences in the studied strain; PubMedId: 10074070, 10644701, 16243836; Product type f: factor), which translates to MHAVLITLLVIVSIALIIVVLLQSSKSAGLSGAISGGAEQLFGKQKARGLDLILHRITVVLAVLFFVLTIALAYIL; encoded by the coding sequence ATGCACGCAGTTTTGATTACCTTATTGGTTATCGTCAGCATTGCACTTATTATTGTCGTTTTGCTTCAATCCAGTAAAAGTGCCGGATTATCTGGTGCGATTTCAGGCGGAGCGGAGCAGCTCTTCGGGAAACAAAAAGCAAGAGGTCTTGATTTAATTTTGCACCGCATTACGGTAGTGCTGGCAGTCTTGTTTTTCGTGTTAACGATTGCGCTTGCTTATATCCTATAG
- the yvzC gene encoding putative phage-like transcriptional regulator (Evidence 3: Putative function from multiple computational evidences; Product type r: regulator): MPVEKIQIRRDYVLQYMVNNDYSLNQLALEIGVSPATLSRVLNGERRPGQLVIGKMLHYFNLKFEDLFYYDFVDKSQ; this comes from the coding sequence GTGCCAGTAGAAAAGATACAGATTAGACGTGATTATGTCTTGCAGTATATGGTTAATAACGATTATTCCCTTAATCAGCTTGCGCTGGAAATCGGAGTCTCACCCGCCACACTGAGCCGCGTGCTGAATGGAGAAAGAAGGCCGGGGCAGCTTGTGATTGGTAAAATGCTTCACTATTTTAATTTGAAATTTGAGGATCTTTTTTACTATGATTTCGTTGACAAAAGTCAATAA